Proteins encoded in a region of the Zea mays cultivar B73 chromosome 2, Zm-B73-REFERENCE-NAM-5.0, whole genome shotgun sequence genome:
- the LOC100273488 gene encoding uncharacterized protein LOC100273488 yields the protein MDLHYGARVGEAMAVGEAAYIATAGAGVGAGPSTVVDVVTRESAAQALGTVVQLHFDKTVEKKRAADAQKQELWRLFLAFFFLLALVLSGVAASPPARLQCRHLWAPAGLLSLAHLAFYAAVAHHLRCLNGFRYQRRCHKLTLALAADRLRMLKSAADVVPAADVEVPYQEPPEAYLAKFRRSWAIHFAFLITTFAFCVAASVAILCF from the coding sequence ATGGATCTGCACTACGGCGCCCGGGTCGGGGAGGCCATGGCGGTGGGCGAGGCGGCCTACATCGCCACCGCGGGCGCCGGCGTCGGCGCCGGACCCTCCACCGTGGTAGACGTTGTGACTCGCGAGTCGGCAGCGCAGGCGCTGGGCACGGTGGTGCAGCTGCACTTCGACAAGACGGTGGAGAAGAAGCGCGCCGCCGACGCGCAGAAGCAGGAGCTGTGGCGCCTCTTCCTGGCCTTCTTCTTCCTGCTGGCGCTGGTCCTGTCGGGCGTCGCCGCCTCCCCGCCCGCGCGCCTCCAGTGCCGCCACCTCTGGGCGCCCGCGGGCCTGCTCTCGCTCGCGCACCTCGCCTTCTACGCCGCCGTCGCGCACCACCTCCGCTGCCTCAACGGCTTCCGCTACCAGCGCCGATGCCACAAGCTCACGCTCGCGCTCGCCGCCGACAGGCTCAGGATGCTCAAGTCCGCGGCCGATGTCGTCCCGGCCGCAGACGTCGAGGTGCCGTACCAGGAGCCGCCCGAGGCGTACCTCGCCAAGTTCAGGCGGAGCTGGGCCATCCACTTTGCCTTCCTCATCACCACATTCGCATTCTGCGTCGCCGCCTCCGTCGCAATCCTCTGCTTCTAG
- the LOC100382722 gene encoding uncharacterized protein isoform X4: MQAAAAAAPWTTKTLPVFGNHLGNPTRFTGASSSFHSTPASFAKWRNKWDCHKSEKGARKASRNYERYVVRQKRAEGKKALKDYLLYGKSLPHLQDGSTGSFANSHAIPRFKTFRKGPQTHWSSNSWQGVHNHRKNKKDKERFCNFFHDDHHVHPDDIFEAVFGAHYGFTWSQISWEGFHFRDKSFRFRWSGRESRREKIPCDSEDEESADESRETASVGSHAHRVILGLQPCGPLTLEDVKTAFRASALRWHPDRHPGSSQVCIQTNSGHG, from the exons ATgcaggccgccgccgccgccgccccgtggACGACGAAGACCCTGCCGGTGTTTGGGAACCACCTCGGCAACCCCACGCGCTTCACAGGCGCCTCCTCGTCCTTCCACAGTACGCCCGCCTCCTTCGCCAAGTGGAGGAACAAATGGGACTGCCACAAG AGCGAAAAAGGAGCACGAAAGGCATCCAGG AATTATGAGAGGTATGTGGTTCGGCAAAAACGAGCAGAAGGAAAGAAGGCCCTAAAGGATTATCTTCTCTATGGAAAGTCATTGCCTCATTTACAG GATGGAAGCACAGGTAGCTTTGCTAACTCACATGCAATTCCGAGGTTCAAAACGTTTAGGAAAGGACCTCAAACTCACTGGTCATCGAATTCATGGCAAGGCGTACACAATCACAGAAAGA ATAAAAAGGACAAGGAAAGGTTCTGCAACTTCTTCCATGATGACCATCATGTGCACCCTGATGACATCTTTGAAGCTGTCTTCGGGGCACATTATGGTTTTACTTGGTCTCAAATATCGTGGGAAGGGTTTCACTTCAGGGACAAATCGTTCAGATTTAGATGGAGCGGCCGTGAATCACGCAGAGAGAAAATTCCATGTGACAGCGAAGATGAAGAAAGCGCGGATGAGAGCAGAGAAACAGCCAGCGTTGGTTCACATGCTCACAGGGTCATCCTTGGATTACAACCATGTGGTCCACTAACTCTAGAAGATGTTAAAACTGC TTTCCGGGCATCTGCGCTGCGGTGGCACCCTGACAGGCACCCGGGGTCATCACAGGTGTGTATCCAAACAAATTCAG GCCATGGCTGA
- the LOC100382722 gene encoding uncharacterized protein isoform X2: protein MQAAAAAAPWTTKTLPVFGNHLGNPTRFTGASSSFHSTPASFAKWRNKWDCHKSEKGARKASRNYERYVVRQKRAEGKKALKDYLLYGKSLPHLQDGSTGSFANSHAIPRFKTFRKGPQTHWSSNSWQGVHNHRKNKKDKERFCNFFHDDHHVHPDDIFEAVFGAHYGFTWSQISWEGFHFRDKSFRFRWSGRESRREKIPCDSEDEESADESRETASVGSHAHRVILGLQPCGPLTLEDVKTAFRASALRWHPDRHPGSSQAMAEEKFKLCVNAYNSLCSVLKAA, encoded by the exons ATgcaggccgccgccgccgccgccccgtggACGACGAAGACCCTGCCGGTGTTTGGGAACCACCTCGGCAACCCCACGCGCTTCACAGGCGCCTCCTCGTCCTTCCACAGTACGCCCGCCTCCTTCGCCAAGTGGAGGAACAAATGGGACTGCCACAAG AGCGAAAAAGGAGCACGAAAGGCATCCAGG AATTATGAGAGGTATGTGGTTCGGCAAAAACGAGCAGAAGGAAAGAAGGCCCTAAAGGATTATCTTCTCTATGGAAAGTCATTGCCTCATTTACAG GATGGAAGCACAGGTAGCTTTGCTAACTCACATGCAATTCCGAGGTTCAAAACGTTTAGGAAAGGACCTCAAACTCACTGGTCATCGAATTCATGGCAAGGCGTACACAATCACAGAAAGA ATAAAAAGGACAAGGAAAGGTTCTGCAACTTCTTCCATGATGACCATCATGTGCACCCTGATGACATCTTTGAAGCTGTCTTCGGGGCACATTATGGTTTTACTTGGTCTCAAATATCGTGGGAAGGGTTTCACTTCAGGGACAAATCGTTCAGATTTAGATGGAGCGGCCGTGAATCACGCAGAGAGAAAATTCCATGTGACAGCGAAGATGAAGAAAGCGCGGATGAGAGCAGAGAAACAGCCAGCGTTGGTTCACATGCTCACAGGGTCATCCTTGGATTACAACCATGTGGTCCACTAACTCTAGAAGATGTTAAAACTGC TTTCCGGGCATCTGCGCTGCGGTGGCACCCTGACAGGCACCCGGGGTCATCACAG GCCATGGCTGAGGAGAAGTTTAAGCTGTGCGTGAATGCGTACAATTCACTCTGCAGTGTCCTCAAGGCTGCTTAG
- the LOC100382722 gene encoding uncharacterized protein isoform X1 → MQAAAAAAPWTTKTLPVFGNHLGNPTRFTGASSSFHSTPASFAKWRNKWDCHKSEKGARKASRNYERYVVRQKRAEGKKALKDYLLYGKSLPHLQDGSTGSFANSHAIPRFKTFRKGPQTHWSSNSWQGVHNHRKNKKDKERFCNFFHDDHHVHPDDIFEAVFGAHYGFTWSQISWEGFHFRDKSFRFRWSGRESRREKIPCDSEDEESADESRETASVGSHAHRVILGLQPCGPLTLEDVKTATHLNYLRPVDVACSFRASALRWHPDRHPGSSQAMAEEKFKLCVNAYNSLCSVLKAA, encoded by the exons ATgcaggccgccgccgccgccgccccgtggACGACGAAGACCCTGCCGGTGTTTGGGAACCACCTCGGCAACCCCACGCGCTTCACAGGCGCCTCCTCGTCCTTCCACAGTACGCCCGCCTCCTTCGCCAAGTGGAGGAACAAATGGGACTGCCACAAG AGCGAAAAAGGAGCACGAAAGGCATCCAGG AATTATGAGAGGTATGTGGTTCGGCAAAAACGAGCAGAAGGAAAGAAGGCCCTAAAGGATTATCTTCTCTATGGAAAGTCATTGCCTCATTTACAG GATGGAAGCACAGGTAGCTTTGCTAACTCACATGCAATTCCGAGGTTCAAAACGTTTAGGAAAGGACCTCAAACTCACTGGTCATCGAATTCATGGCAAGGCGTACACAATCACAGAAAGA ATAAAAAGGACAAGGAAAGGTTCTGCAACTTCTTCCATGATGACCATCATGTGCACCCTGATGACATCTTTGAAGCTGTCTTCGGGGCACATTATGGTTTTACTTGGTCTCAAATATCGTGGGAAGGGTTTCACTTCAGGGACAAATCGTTCAGATTTAGATGGAGCGGCCGTGAATCACGCAGAGAGAAAATTCCATGTGACAGCGAAGATGAAGAAAGCGCGGATGAGAGCAGAGAAACAGCCAGCGTTGGTTCACATGCTCACAGGGTCATCCTTGGATTACAACCATGTGGTCCACTAACTCTAGAAGATGTTAAAACTGC GACTCACCTGAATTACTTACGGCCTGTGGATGTGGCATGCAGTTTCCGGGCATCTGCGCTGCGGTGGCACCCTGACAGGCACCCGGGGTCATCACAG GCCATGGCTGAGGAGAAGTTTAAGCTGTGCGTGAATGCGTACAATTCACTCTGCAGTGTCCTCAAGGCTGCTTAG
- the LOC100382722 gene encoding uncharacterized protein isoform X3, whose amino-acid sequence MQAAAAAAPWTTKTLPVFGNHLGNPTRFTGASSSFHSTPASFAKWRNKWDCHKSEKGARKASRNYERYVVRQKRAEGKKALKDYLLYGKSLPHLQDGSTGSFANSHAIPRFKTFRKGPQTHWSSNSWQGVHNHRKNKKDKERFCNFFHDDHHVHPDDIFEAVFGAHYGFTWSQISWEGFHFRDKSFRFRWSGRESRREKIPCDSEDEESADESRETASVGSHAHRVILGLQPCGPLTLEDVKTATHLNYLRPVDVACSFRASALRWHPDRHPGSSQVCIQTNSGHG is encoded by the exons ATgcaggccgccgccgccgccgccccgtggACGACGAAGACCCTGCCGGTGTTTGGGAACCACCTCGGCAACCCCACGCGCTTCACAGGCGCCTCCTCGTCCTTCCACAGTACGCCCGCCTCCTTCGCCAAGTGGAGGAACAAATGGGACTGCCACAAG AGCGAAAAAGGAGCACGAAAGGCATCCAGG AATTATGAGAGGTATGTGGTTCGGCAAAAACGAGCAGAAGGAAAGAAGGCCCTAAAGGATTATCTTCTCTATGGAAAGTCATTGCCTCATTTACAG GATGGAAGCACAGGTAGCTTTGCTAACTCACATGCAATTCCGAGGTTCAAAACGTTTAGGAAAGGACCTCAAACTCACTGGTCATCGAATTCATGGCAAGGCGTACACAATCACAGAAAGA ATAAAAAGGACAAGGAAAGGTTCTGCAACTTCTTCCATGATGACCATCATGTGCACCCTGATGACATCTTTGAAGCTGTCTTCGGGGCACATTATGGTTTTACTTGGTCTCAAATATCGTGGGAAGGGTTTCACTTCAGGGACAAATCGTTCAGATTTAGATGGAGCGGCCGTGAATCACGCAGAGAGAAAATTCCATGTGACAGCGAAGATGAAGAAAGCGCGGATGAGAGCAGAGAAACAGCCAGCGTTGGTTCACATGCTCACAGGGTCATCCTTGGATTACAACCATGTGGTCCACTAACTCTAGAAGATGTTAAAACTGC GACTCACCTGAATTACTTACGGCCTGTGGATGTGGCATGCAGTTTCCGGGCATCTGCGCTGCGGTGGCACCCTGACAGGCACCCGGGGTCATCACAGGTGTGTATCCAAACAAATTCAG GCCATGGCTGA
- the IPP gene encoding soluble inorganic pyrophosphatase isoform X1: protein MSEEDKTAASAEQPKRAPKLNERILSSLSRRSVAAHPWHDLEIGPDAPAVFNVVVEITKGSKVKYELDKKTGLIKVDRVLYSSVVYPHNYGFVPRTLCEDNDPMDVLVLMQEPVVPGSFLRARAIGLMPMIDQGEKDDKIIAVCADDPEYRHYNDISELSPHRLQEIKRFFEDYKKNENKEVAVDAFLPATTAREAIQYSMDLYAQYILQSLRQ, encoded by the exons ATGAGTGAAGAGGATAAGACTGCTGCTTCTGCTGAGCAGCCGAAGAGGGCCCCTAAGCTCAATGAAAGGATCCTCTCTTCTCTGTCCAGGAGGTCCGTAGCTGCTCATCCATGGCATGATCTTGAGATCG GTCCTGATGCTCCTGCTGTTTTCAATGTT GTTGTTGAGATCACAAAGGGAAGCAAAGTTAAATATGAGCTTGACAAGAAAACTGGACTGATTAAG GTTGATCGAGTCCTGTACTCATCAGTTGTATACCCTCACAATTATGGTTTCGTTCCAAGGACTCTTTGTGAAGACAATGACCCAATGGATGTGTTAGTCCTGATGCAG GAGCCTGTTGTTCCTGGTTCGTTCCTGCGAGCAAGAGCAATCGGCCTTATGCCCATGATTGACCAG GGTGAAAAGGATGACAAGATAATAGCAGTCTGTGCTGATGATCCTGAATATCGTCACTACAACGACATCAGTGAGCTGTCTCCTCATCGCCTGCAAGAGATCAAGCGGTTCTTTGAAGATT ATAAGAAGAATGAGAATAAAGAGGTTGCTGTCGATGCATTCTTGCCTGCGACCACAGCTCGAGAGGCCATTCAGTACTCCAT GGATCTGTATGCGCAGTATATTTTGCAAAGCTTGAGGCAGTAG
- the LOC100382722 gene encoding uncharacterized protein isoform X5 — protein MYLLPDFQLHNYERYVVRQKRAEGKKALKDYLLYGKSLPHLQDGSTGSFANSHAIPRFKTFRKGPQTHWSSNSWQGVHNHRKNKKDKERFCNFFHDDHHVHPDDIFEAVFGAHYGFTWSQISWEGFHFRDKSFRFRWSGRESRREKIPCDSEDEESADESRETASVGSHAHRVILGLQPCGPLTLEDVKTAFRASALRWHPDRHPGSSQAMAEEKFKLCVNAYNSLCSVLKAA, from the exons ATGTATCTTTTGCCAGATTTCCAGTTACAT AATTATGAGAGGTATGTGGTTCGGCAAAAACGAGCAGAAGGAAAGAAGGCCCTAAAGGATTATCTTCTCTATGGAAAGTCATTGCCTCATTTACAG GATGGAAGCACAGGTAGCTTTGCTAACTCACATGCAATTCCGAGGTTCAAAACGTTTAGGAAAGGACCTCAAACTCACTGGTCATCGAATTCATGGCAAGGCGTACACAATCACAGAAAGA ATAAAAAGGACAAGGAAAGGTTCTGCAACTTCTTCCATGATGACCATCATGTGCACCCTGATGACATCTTTGAAGCTGTCTTCGGGGCACATTATGGTTTTACTTGGTCTCAAATATCGTGGGAAGGGTTTCACTTCAGGGACAAATCGTTCAGATTTAGATGGAGCGGCCGTGAATCACGCAGAGAGAAAATTCCATGTGACAGCGAAGATGAAGAAAGCGCGGATGAGAGCAGAGAAACAGCCAGCGTTGGTTCACATGCTCACAGGGTCATCCTTGGATTACAACCATGTGGTCCACTAACTCTAGAAGATGTTAAAACTGC TTTCCGGGCATCTGCGCTGCGGTGGCACCCTGACAGGCACCCGGGGTCATCACAG GCCATGGCTGAGGAGAAGTTTAAGCTGTGCGTGAATGCGTACAATTCACTCTGCAGTGTCCTCAAGGCTGCTTAG